The region AACGAATTAGCAATAGCAGAGGAAATTATGAAATCAGGTAAGACAATAAAAAAAACTAGAAAAGTAATCGAAGCTAAAACGAATAAGAAAGTATCTACACGAAAGATGCAGAAGATACGAACTGAAGCTGCGAAACAAAAAGGGTCTCGCAATTCACTGTTCGGGAATGAAGCCAGAAAGTTTTTTGAGAAACTGTTCGAGTACGAGCTGATAGCCCCCGGCAGAGGCGTTGAGATGAAGTACGAGGATGTCTCATTTATCGTGAACAAGGAAGACTTGAGAGATGTGATAATGATACTCACGAACGCTTATAACCGAGCTGTTTTGGTAGATGACAAAAAACTTCAGTTGGACCGTAACCAGATGCGCAAGGTGATGTTGCACCATTTAATTGAGGACCAGATGCGCATAGCGGCGGAATCGGCAGACGGCAAGTTAGTGGAATCGCTGACACGTATGATAGACCGCTTGGAAGTGGAACAAAAAATAGACGTAAATTTCGAAGTGTTAGAAAATATATGTAAGTCGTTCAAGCCCGAAATTACACGAAGCGATGTTGTGGAACTGGTTAAAAAGCAGATGGGGTAGATGTGAAGAAATTAACATTACTTCAGGAGGCGCTGATTGAAGAAAAGAAGTTGGCGTTCGATGCGAAGCAAAAGCTCTTAAAGAGAAAAATAAAACCGACAGACATACTATCTGTATTGCTTCCGAATTATAAACCGCAGCCGAAGCAGTGTTTGTTCCATAACAGCTCTGCATACGAGAAGGGTATTAAGGGCGGATTTCAGAGCGGTAAAACAACGGCGTTCTGTGCGGAGGCAATATATTTAGGTTATCTGAACAGACCGCATCCAGTGCTGCTTGTTTCGCCCGGCTACGACGGAGCAATATCTATATTAGGCGAAAAGCTGAAAGAGTTTTGTGAAGACAATAATTTGGAATACGAATTTCTTACGTCGCGCGGAGAGTTTAACATATCGTTCGGACATAAGCCGGGAGACCAGATAAGGATATGGCTTGCCGGAGGCGAGAGTCCGCAGTTTTTAAAAGGTTACACCGTAGCTGCGGCAGGAATGGATGAGCCGTTTGTGCAAAGTAAAGAAACGTTCGAGGTTGTGTTAAGCAGGATTTCAAAAAAATCTGTGCGTAATGCTTTTTTTTGGAGCGGAACGCCGGAGCCGAATAAGATGGAATGGGGTTTGAATTACTTTGAGCGAGACCATAACGAGAAGACTTTGTTCACGGTTACCATACCGACACACGATAATATTCATCTTACCAAAACCTACATCGAGAAATTGGAGAGCAAATACGACAGCAGGACTCAGGAAGTTTATCTGAAGGGAAAATACTTACTGCTCTCGGCGAACAGGGTTTACTATGCTTTTAAGAAACAAAAAAATACATTTAGTTTAGAGCACAAATGCGTGAGCGGTGAGTTGATTTTGTCTTTTGATTTTAACGTTGACCCGA is a window of Bacteroidota bacterium DNA encoding:
- a CDS encoding terminase family protein yields the protein MKKLTLLQEALIEEKKLAFDAKQKLLKRKIKPTDILSVLLPNYKPQPKQCLFHNSSAYEKGIKGGFQSGKTTAFCAEAIYLGYLNRPHPVLLVSPGYDGAISILGEKLKEFCEDNNLEYEFLTSRGEFNISFGHKPGDQIRIWLAGGESPQFLKGYTVAAAGMDEPFVQSKETFEVVLSRISKKSVRNAFFWSGTPEPNKMEWGLNYFERDHNEKTLFTVTIPTHDNIHLTKTYIEKLESKYDSRTQEVYLKGKYLLLSANRVYYAFKKQKNTFSLEHKCVSGELILSFDFNVDPMTAVVIAVDKSKSVPVAYQLKEFSLSSSNTKELCVAVIAWIESSHNSKLKNKNTIIITGDATGKKRGTRSYFSDYEIIRDEFAKAGINFYFNVPNENPPVRDRVNFVNKLFEQNLFYISENCLKSIRDRELVTWKQSGEGFIIDKSKKDLTHLSDAADYGLYNNQIVLSPDSEETGFYLEYRHR